The DNA region GCCGAAGTCGAGGGAGGTGCCGGCGCCGCGAGAGGTGATGAGGTTGCCGTCGATGACGACGCGTTGGTCCGCGAGGATGTTTTTGAGTTCGTCGGCGGTGCTGGGGTGGGCGGTGTAGCGTTTGTCTTTGAGGAGGCCGGCGTCGTTGAGGACGGTCGGGGCGGCGCAGATGGCGGCGAGCCATTTGCCGCTGGTGGCCTGGGCGCGGACGATGGCGGTGATGCGGAGATCGGCGCGGAACTTTCTCACGCCGGGGCCGCCGGGGAGGATGAGGAGGTCGAAGGTGTGGCCGGCGGGGACGGCGGAGAGGAGGCGGTCGGCGGTCACGACGATGCCGTGTTTGCCTTTGACGGCGGTGGTTTCGCCGAGGGCGGCGACGGTGACTTCGGCTCCGGCGCGGCGGAGGACATCGATCGGGGTGATGGCTTCAACTTCTTCAAATCCCTCTGGCAAAATGATGAGGACCGTAGGCATGGTTGTTTTAAGAATACGATGACGAGCGCGAATGCACTTCGAAATTTAAGCGGGTTAAGCGGCAAGCGGCTGGTGGTGTTTGGCGCGGGCTATGTGGGCGGCGAGCTGGCTCGGCAGGCGGTCGAGGCGGGCGCGCGGGTGACGGCGCTGACCCGAAATGAGGAGACGGCGCGGGCGTTT from Nibricoccus aquaticus includes:
- a CDS encoding DJ-1 family glyoxalase III, which translates into the protein MPTVLIILPEGFEEVEAITPIDVLRRAGAEVTVAALGETTAVKGKHGIVVTADRLLSAVPAGHTFDLLILPGGPGVRKFRADLRITAIVRAQATSGKWLAAICAAPTVLNDAGLLKDKRYTAHPSTADELKNILADQRVVIDGNLITSRGAGTSLDFGLTLVEKLFSPAKSAEIAKAICA